From the Gemmatimonadota bacterium genome, the window CCGAAGCGCGTCTCCGCCGAGATGGCCTTCTTCAGGCGGTCCGTACCCCGGTCGTGCCGCAGCGTGCCCAGCGGCAGGTCCAGGACGGTCAGTTTCATCCGGCAGGCGATGTCGACGCCCACGGCGTAGGGAATGACCGCGTTGTCCGTGGCCAGCACGCCGCCGATGGGCAGGCCGTAACCCACGTGGGCGTCCGGCATCAGCGCGGCGGCTACGGCCACGGGAAGCGCGCAGGCCCGCTCCATCTGCTGGATAGACTGCGCGTCCAGATCCCGTCCCCACTGCTGGTAGGGTATGCGATTTCCCAAAGCGGTCATGTCCTCTCAGAAGCCGGCAATCTGGCGTCCACTGAAGGTGAGCCGGAACATGAGCCGTTCGTAACGCGTGTCGTCAAAGGGCGTCGGGGCGTGCAGCGTGCACCGGTTGTCCCAGACCACCAGATCGCCCGGACGCCACCGGTGCATGTAGGTGTAGTCTTCTCCGGTCGCGTGGGCCTGCAGATCGTTCAGCAGTGCCGATCCCTCCGCGGGCGACATCCCTTCGACGGATTCGATGTGGCAAAGGGGCAGGTAGAGGGACTTTCGTCCGGTCTCCGGGTGTCGCGCGACCAGGGGCCGGACGATCGGGGGAAACTGTGCCAGTAGTGTTTCGCTAAGCGGCGGCCGGTGCGGATTCTTCTTCCTGAGCAGTTCGTTGAGATGATTGTAGGAATGGACGGTCCGGATGGAATCGGTGCGTGCTTTGACTTCGTCCGGCAGGTCCTCATAGGCCGCGGTCATGCCCGCGAAGCCCGTTTCCCCGCCCTCGGGGGGCGTGCGGATGCAGAACAGGCAGGATCCGACGGGCTGGGGATGGCGGAAAGAATCGTCCATGTGCCACAGCAGCGGCGGCGGGTCCGCCTGGATGAAGAGCGCGGTGTACTTTCCGTTCTCCTTCGCGTTCCCGATGCGCAGGATGTCGGGGAACCCCGGAACCAGGAAGGCCGGATCATATTTCTCGTTGCCCTCGGGTGTCCCGAACCGGGTTACGAACCGGCGGAGATGGGAGGGTTCGATATGTCCCTGGTTACGGATGACCACTAGTCCACCCGCCGCGTGAAAAGCGACCACGGCCCCCTTGACCATGGCTTCATCGAGCCGTGCGAGGTCCACGTCCCCGAGTTCGGCACCGAACCCGGACCGGGTCAGCGAAGTGTAATTGGTAGTTTCAGTCATGCCGGAAGCGTTTTCTGGATCAGCGCAGTTTTCCGCGGCCGAGAATGGGCCAGACCGTCTCGACGACCCCGTTGCGGATCCCGTAGAGGTGGTCGTGGAGGAACAGGGTGACGTCGGTGTACGCCACCATGAGGTCGAGTTTGTCCCCGACGGCGATCTCGTGATTCGGACCGGTGAAGGTCACGGTCCCGTGTTCCGCGGACATGCGCACGCTCACCACGTCATCGACGCCCACCGGCATGGGCATGCCGAACCACGCGGGCACCGTCTTGAACCCGGCGTCCACGATCAGCCGGTCCGGTTCAGGGCGGCTGGTGACCGTGACGTGCACGAAGATGGCGGGGTCGGTCCGAACCCCCCACAGGGTGTACATCACGTCGTTGAAGATCGCGCCGCCGGCCTGGATCTCGGTGATTCCTTCCAGGTCGGGCGTGACCGACAGCGTGCCGCTCCCGCCGCCGCTCACGATATCGCAGGGCAGTCCTTCGGCCCGGCAGTGCTCTGCGGAGTCCACGAGATCTCCCACGGCCCGCCTGATCTCCCCGTGTTTCCAGTCGGAGCCTTCATCCACGCAGGCGTGTCCTTCCCAGGCCATGACCCCCCGGAAACGCAGGCCGGGGGTCCGGTGGACCTGCCGGGCAAGCTCGACGACCGGTTCGCCGGGCCGGACGCCGGCCCGCTCCATGCCCGTGTTCAGTTCGACGAGCACGCCGACCTCGACGCCGGTTTCCATCGCGGTGCGGCCCAGATCCTCCAGCGTGGCGTCGCTGTCGACGGCGACCTTCACGTCCGCCTGCCTGCAGAGATGGGCCAGGCGGATGTATTTCGGCGGTCCGACCACCTGGTTGGCGATGAGGATGTCCTCGACGCCGCCCGCGGCCATGACCTCGGCCTCACCGAGCTTGGCGCAGGTGACGCCGATAGCGCCGGCCTTCAGCAGCCTGTGGGCAATCGCCGGAATCTTGACCCCCTTGATGTGCGGGCGCCAGTCCACGCCGGCTTCCTTCAGCCGTTGCCCCACGGTGCGGATGTTGTTTTCAAGACGATCCAGGTCAACCCAGAGGACCGGGGTGTCCAGATCTTCCTTTCGCGTTCCGATCTCGTCCAAAGTGTGTTCCCTCACGTGTTGAGACTCGGCCGATGCGCCGTTTCGATCTCATGATCGGCAACGGCTTTCTGCAGATTTGGGCACGACGTCCCTCAAATTGTTCGAGAATTCGCAATGCCGTGCTGACTGACTATTTTGTATCACCTCGGCAACGCTCCGTCAAGGACGATTAGTGTATCGGTACCCAAACACAGGAGGACATCATGGAAATAGCTGGACTATTGATTCAACCCTGGTACCGAACGTCTTTGAAAGGGGATACCAGAGGTCCGTCCGGGCAGTGCAGCCGGCCGTTCACGACCCATCCGCAGTCTCGCGCCTCGAGCTCCGACACGAGATACCCTTCCCACTTTCCTGTTTCTTCTTCATAGGCGGGGTCGCCCACCAGGTTGCGGCACTCGCCGGGATCCTCGTCCAGGTCGAAGAATTGCTTCTGATCGATTCGCGGCAGCCAGATGAACTTCCGGTGGCCGTCCGTCACGTACTGCATCTCCTGTTCAGGCGCGTAGCACCAGCAATGCTCGCCATGCAGGTAGTCTCGCCAGCCTTCGGTTTTCCCCCGCATAAGTGGGAGGAGGCTTTGTCCTGTCACCGTGGGCGGCACGTCCACGTCGGCCGCGTCCAGGATCGTGGGCATGATGTCGCGGAGTTCGGCCACGCCGTCCGGAACGGGAGCGTTGACCTTTTCGTCCCAGGCAGCCGGCGGGCAGACGATCAGCGGAATCCTCGCGCTGCCCTCGTAGGCATAGGTCTTGCGCCAGAGATGGTGGTCGCCCACCATGTCTCCGTGGTCGGACGTGAAGATGACCCAGGTGTTGGACCAGGCCGCCGGATCGTGCCGTTCCATCCAGTTCTTGAGCCGGCCGATCTGCGTGTCGATGAAGGAAATCTCCCCGTAGTACCCGGCCCGGCCGCGATGGATGCGCGCGGCCGACTGCTTCCCGTGCCAGGCATTCACGTCCGTGGCGTCGAAGGGCACGTCGTGCATGTCCGCCCAGTCGCCGATGTACGGCGTCGGGGTCTCCCGGTCGTGGTACAGGTCGAAGTACCATGCGGGCGGCACGTAGGGCGAATGGGGCCGGGCGAAGCTGACGTTGAGGAAGAAGGGTTTCGCGCGGTCGCGCCGCGCGATGTAATGGATCGCCCGGCTCATGGTCCAGGCCGTCGGATGGAGGTATTCCTCCGTATGCCAGGGACGCCCGATCCAAGAGTTCCAGTTGACCCCGTGATCGTCAGGCGAGATGTCGCGCCGTTTCTCCCGGTCGAACCACCGGCGGTACTCGTCCCGCAGGCCCTGGGCGATCAGGCGGCCGGACTCGTCCAGTTCCGATGACTGAAAGCCCATGTCCGCCCGCTGCGGCGTGAAGTGGCCCTTCCCGACCAGGTGGGTGGCATATCCCGCGTCCGACAGTGTGCCGGCCAGGGTATGGGGGAAGTCGTTGGGTATCGGTCCCTGTCCCCGTCCCATACCGAGAACGCCGGTGTGCCACTGGTCCATGCCGGTCATCACGGTCGAACGGGCGGGAATACAGGAAGGGACCGCCGTGTAGGCGTGGGGAAACCGTGCGCCCCGTGCGGCCAGGTGGTCCAGGTTGGGTGTTTCCGCCACTGGATGTCCGTCGCAGCTCATGCAGTCGCCGCGCATCTGGTCCGCCATGATGAAGATGACGTTGGGACGGGACATGGTTTTCTGCTCCTGGATGACGCGCTCCTGGATGACGCGGAGTCCGGCAATGAGCCCGGCGAATGGGATTCATAACTTACGTGTCCCGTGTCTGCTGTCAAGATCGGAAGCCTTCCTCGCATCACGGCATATGACCATGGTATACGACTTCCGTTAAGCCGTTAATCCCCTTGACATTGGGGCGGTCTCCTCCACATTTCATGCAGGGCAGGACCGTCAATGTTCGAGACCTCGGGATCCCGTCAAAGGAGGCATGCGCCCCATGGCTGCGCGAGACAAACCCTTAACTGATGAAGAGCGGGCATTCTGGGCGGACATACGGCGCCAGTTCTATCTCGACGACGGCGTGACCTTTCTCCAGGGCGGCTCGGTGGGTCCATCGGCGAGACCGGTCATCGAGCAGGTGATCGATTGGCTGCGGCAGGTGGAGAAGAACCCGCTGCGCAACCAGGGCGGCGGGCTCATGCGGTCCCTGGTAGAGTCGGCCCGCGAGAAAGTCGCCGATTTCACCGGGGCTTCCGCGAAAAACGTGGCCCTGGTACTCAACACCACGATGGGCATGAACGTCCCCGCCCGCGGGTTGCCCCTGCAGCCCGGCGGAGAGGTGTTGATGAGCGACCAGGAATACCCTTCCGTCCAGCGCATGTGGGAACACATGGCCAGGACACAGCACGTGCTGATCCGGAAGGTTCCCCTGCCGACGCCGCCCGATACCCCGGGGGAGATCGTCGACGCCTTCGCCGCCTATATCACGCCACGCACCCAGGTCATGGTCTTCTCCCACGTCTACTGCACCACGGGTCTTGTTGCGCCCGTTGACGAACTGACCACCCTGGCCCACGACCACGGCGCCGTGGCCGTGGTGGATGGCGCGCACGCGGTCGGCATGGTGCCGGTCGATATCGAAGCATGGGGGTGCGATTTCTATGCCA encodes:
- a CDS encoding DSD1 family PLP-dependent enzyme, translated to MREHTLDEIGTRKEDLDTPVLWVDLDRLENNIRTVGQRLKEAGVDWRPHIKGVKIPAIAHRLLKAGAIGVTCAKLGEAEVMAAGGVEDILIANQVVGPPKYIRLAHLCRQADVKVAVDSDATLEDLGRTAMETGVEVGVLVELNTGMERAGVRPGEPVVELARQVHRTPGLRFRGVMAWEGHACVDEGSDWKHGEIRRAVGDLVDSAEHCRAEGLPCDIVSGGGSGTLSVTPDLEGITEIQAGGAIFNDVMYTLWGVRTDPAIFVHVTVTSRPEPDRLIVDAGFKTVPAWFGMPMPVGVDDVVSVRMSAEHGTVTFTGPNHEIAVGDKLDLMVAYTDVTLFLHDHLYGIRNGVVETVWPILGRGKLR
- a CDS encoding TauD/TfdA family dioxygenase yields the protein MTETTNYTSLTRSGFGAELGDVDLARLDEAMVKGAVVAFHAAGGLVVIRNQGHIEPSHLRRFVTRFGTPEGNEKYDPAFLVPGFPDILRIGNAKENGKYTALFIQADPPPLLWHMDDSFRHPQPVGSCLFCIRTPPEGGETGFAGMTAAYEDLPDEVKARTDSIRTVHSYNHLNELLRKKNPHRPPLSETLLAQFPPIVRPLVARHPETGRKSLYLPLCHIESVEGMSPAEGSALLNDLQAHATGEDYTYMHRWRPGDLVVWDNRCTLHAPTPFDDTRYERLMFRLTFSGRQIAGF
- a CDS encoding arylsulfatase; protein product: MSRPNVIFIMADQMRGDCMSCDGHPVAETPNLDHLAARGARFPHAYTAVPSCIPARSTVMTGMDQWHTGVLGMGRGQGPIPNDFPHTLAGTLSDAGYATHLVGKGHFTPQRADMGFQSSELDESGRLIAQGLRDEYRRWFDREKRRDISPDDHGVNWNSWIGRPWHTEEYLHPTAWTMSRAIHYIARRDRAKPFFLNVSFARPHSPYVPPAWYFDLYHDRETPTPYIGDWADMHDVPFDATDVNAWHGKQSAARIHRGRAGYYGEISFIDTQIGRLKNWMERHDPAAWSNTWVIFTSDHGDMVGDHHLWRKTYAYEGSARIPLIVCPPAAWDEKVNAPVPDGVAELRDIMPTILDAADVDVPPTVTGQSLLPLMRGKTEGWRDYLHGEHCWCYAPEQEMQYVTDGHRKFIWLPRIDQKQFFDLDEDPGECRNLVGDPAYEEETGKWEGYLVSELEARDCGWVVNGRLHCPDGPLVSPFKDVRYQG
- a CDS encoding aminotransferase class V-fold PLP-dependent enzyme, with amino-acid sequence MRPMAARDKPLTDEERAFWADIRRQFYLDDGVTFLQGGSVGPSARPVIEQVIDWLRQVEKNPLRNQGGGLMRSLVESAREKVADFTGASAKNVALVLNTTMGMNVPARGLPLQPGGEVLMSDQEYPSVQRMWEHMARTQHVLIRKVPLPTPPDTPGEIVDAFAAYITPRTQVMVFSHVYCTTGLVAPVDELTTLAHDHGAVAVVDGAHAVGMVPVDIEAWGCDFYASSTHKWLLAPKGTGICYVADPYLSALPAPILGYNTFPVTHARRFDVTGTHDTTHFAGLGAAIDFQLGIGWEDRIRPYCLGLARYLRELITTEIEGARITVPSGPEMSGFLTSFTIDGCDLSKVVELMWKEYRIQIAGTRAGHLPVFRISTHFYDSYEDIDRFIDALKEVLATRRDELFEERD